In Carassius auratus strain Wakin chromosome 36, ASM336829v1, whole genome shotgun sequence, the following are encoded in one genomic region:
- the nfasca gene encoding neurofascin homolog (chicken) a isoform X12, with the protein MWTQERWAALAVLSIILLLSKVVAPIEVPLDPKIQEELKQPPTIVKQSLKDYIVDPRDIIIIECEAKGKPVPTFQWRRNGKFFNVGKDPRVIMRSRSGTLEIRSSGKSEDYEGEYQCFATNEFGTAISNKILLRVSKSPLWPKEVLQPVVVREGEPLVLPCNPPPGLPPPETFWMDSYIMSIQQDKRVSMGLNGDLFFSNVVAKDATTDYSCTARFEFTHTIQQKNPYTLKVITKEPYNDTFLNSTDLYGARNVPETQPTFLSPKGLSSSKIVLRGEQLLLECIAAGVPTPTIDWFKRGADLPSKKVKIENFSKTLRIFNVSEEDSGDYTCMASNKIGSIRHSVEVQVKAAPYWLDKPTNLVLAPEENGRLVCRARGNPKPTIQWLVNGEPIDSSQPNPNGQVLGDTILFHSVQIGSSAVYQCNASNEHGYLLANAFVNILDLAPRMLGPKNQLIKVIENNRTFLDCPFFGSPFPVLRWFKNGLGSGLDGGQYKLYHNGTLEIKQARPEDQGTYTCVASNILGKMENQVRLEVKEPTRIMQAPEHVTQPKGSTVRFHCRVKHDPSLPATVTWLKDDTPLSFSWIGRFRKDEDSLTIHNVNPEDGGTYTCTAKTEIDEDSASARLTVTEDDISSASNRSSPAGRPDPPQDLELSDPSARSVRLTWVPGNENNSPVTDFLVQFEEDRWEPGKWQNLSIFDGDLNSVNLQLSPFVNYQFRVVAINAVGQSQPSLPSARYQTSGAPPDVVPSGLKGWGSKKNNMEITWQALKNTERNGPNLRYVVSWRRKDTEEEWDNITTTRTKHIIHNTDTYVPYEIKIQAVNDFGQSPESNIVIGYSGEDKPSAAPTELRVSKINSTKVNVHWVPVDPSTVNGEFKEYKLYFWREASLIKGLKVNKTKLHKGFFTTAEHPSGILTELFPYSKYKMYMVVANNEYEGPQSNTVEFSTKEGEPGAPKYFRIQRHTDVVHLQWDKPLEPNGVLIGYTLQYHTVNGTQVGERKVQSFLPNVTEYSVNLPNRFMRFKFYLAARTQVGAGEVYAVESPHFTNEAYKEQEDIATQGWFIGLMCAVALLVLILLIVCFIKRSRGGKYPVREKKDLPLDSVDHKDQDGSFDYHSDEDDKPLQASQTSLDGNVKESDDSLVDYGEGGDGQFNEDGSFIGQYTVKKDKEETEGNESSEATSPVNVIYSLA; encoded by the exons ATGTGGACGCAGGAGCGGTGGGCGGCACTAGCAGTGTTGTCAATAATCTTGCTGCTGTCAAAGGTGGTGGCTCCAATCGAAGTTCCACTGGACC CAAAGATCCAGGAAGAGC TGAAACAGCCGCCCACCATTGTGAAGCAGTCACTAAAGGACTACATTGTGGACCCCAGAGATATCATCATCATTGAATGCGAGGCCAAGGGGAAACCAGTGCCAAC ATTTCAGTGGCGGCGGAATGGGAAGTTCTTTAACGTTGGGAAGGACCCGCGGGTGATCATGAGGAGCCGTTCCGGAACACTGGAGATCAGAAGCAGCGGGAAATCTGAAGATTATGAAGGAGAGTACCAGTGCTTCGCTACCAATGAATTTGGCACGGCGATTTCCAACAAAATCCTACTACGAGTGTCAA AGTCTCCGCTTTGGCCAAAGGAGGTTTTGCAGCCTGTGGTTGTACGTGAGGGGGAACCACTTGTCCTGCCCTGCAACCCTCCTCCTGGTCTCCCACCTCCTGAAACCTTCTGGATGGACAGCT ACATTATGTCCATACAACAGGACAAGAGGGTGTCGATGGGCTTGAACGGTGACTTATTTTTCTCCAATGTTGTGGCCAAAGATGCCACCACTGACTACAGTTGCACCGCTCGCTTCGAGTTCACACACACCATTCAGCAGAAGAACCCCTACACCCTTAAAGTGATTACAA AGGAACCTTATAATGACACGTTTCTCAACTCCACTGATCTGTATGGTG caCGCAATGTACCAGAAACCCAGCCAACCTTTCTGTCTCCGAAGGGCTTGTCCAGCTCCAAGATAGTGCTCCGAGGGGAACAGCTTCTTCTGGAGTGTATAGCAGCTGGAGT CCCAACACCTACCATTGACTGGTTTAAAAGAGGAGCAGACCTCCCATCCAAAAAAGTAAAGATTGAGAATTTCAGTAAAACTTTACGTATCTTCAATGTGTCCGAGGAGGACTCTGGCGACTACACCTGCATGgccagtaacaagatcggcagcaTTCGCCATTCTGTTGAAGTCCAGGTCAAAG CTGCTCCCTATTGGCTAGATAAGCCCACCAATCTGGTGCTTGCCCCAGAAGAGAATGGACGATTAGTGTGTCGTGCCAGAGGGAACCCTAAACCCACCATCCAATGGCTGGTGAATGGGGAACCTATAGACA GTTCACAGCCAAACCCAAACGGACAAGTTCTTGGTGACACCATCCTGTTCCATTCAGTTCAGATCGGCAGCAGCGCTGTTTACCAATGTAACGCCTCCAATGAGCATGGTTATCTATTGGCCAATGCGTTTGTCAACATCCTGG ACTTGGCGCCACGGATGCTAGGTCCAAAGAACCAGTTGATTAAAGTCATTGAAAACAACAGGACCTTCCTTGACTGCCCTTTCTTTGGCTCACCGTTCCCTGTACTGCGCTG GTTTAAGAATGGCCTTGGCAGTGGTCTGGATGGTGGTCAGTACAAGCTGTACCACAATGGTACTTTGGAGATTAAACAAGCCCGGCCAGAAGACCAAGGCACCTACACTTGTGTTGCCAGTAACATTCTGGGCAAGATGGAGAATCAGGTGCGCCTGGAGGTTAAAG AGCCCACAAGAATAATGCAGGCACCTGAACATGTTACACAACCCAAAGGAAGCACGGTTCGCTTTCATTGTCGAGTTAAACATGATCCTTCCCTTCCTGCTACGGTCACATGGCTGAAAGATGACACGCCTCTAAGCTTTAGCTGGAT TGGCCGTTTTAGAAAGGATGAGGATTCCTTGACTATTCACAATGTTAATCCAGAAGATGGAGGAACCTACACATGCACTGCCAAAACTGAGATAGATGAGGACTCTGCCTCAGCTCGTCTTACAGTCACAG AAGATGACATCTCATCTGCCTCAAATCGTAGTTCCCCTGCAG GTCGACCCGACCCCCCTCAGGATCTTGAGCTCTCGGACCCCTCAGCACGTAGTGTTAGACTCACCTGGGTGCCTGGGAATGAAAACAACAGTCCTGTTACAG ATTTCCTTGTCCAGTTTGAAGAGGACAGGTGGGAGCCGGGGAAGTGGCAGAACCTGTCTATATTTGATGGCGACCTAAACTCAGTTAACCTGCAACTCTCACCATTTGTCAACTACCAGTTCAGAGTGGTTGCGATCAATGCTGTTGGCCAGAGTCAACCCAGCCTCCCTTCTGCACGCTATCAGACCAGCGGAGCCC CTCCTGATGTTGTGCCGAGTGGTCTTAAAGGCTGGGGAAGCAAGAAGAACAACATGGAGATCACATGGCAG GCACTTAAGAACACAGAAAGGAATGGGCCAAACCTGCGATATGTCGTCTCATGGAGAAGGAAAGACACTGAGGAAGAGTGGGATAACATAACCACAACCAGAACGAAGCACATTATTCATAATACAGACACTTATGTCCCATATGAGATTAAAATACAGGCTGTTAATGATTTTGGACAAAGCCCAGAGTCAAACATAGTCATTGGTTATTCTGGGGAAGACA AACCATCTGCTGCACCAACAGAACTCAGGGTGTCGAAGATCAACAGCACCAAAGTAAATGTTCATTGGGTGCCTGTGGACCCTAGCACTGTGAACGGAGAGTTTAAAGAGTACAAG TTGTACTTCTGGCGGGAGGCCAGCCTCATAAAGGGCCTGAAAGTGAACAAGACAAAGTTGCATAAAGGCTTCTTCACCACTGCAGAACATCCCTCTGGCATCCTGACAGAGCTTTTTCCATATAGCAAATACAAGATGTACATGGTGGTGGCTAATAATGAATATGAGGGACCACAAAGCAACACTGTGGAGTTCAGCACCAAGGAGGGAG AGCCAGGGGCCCCGAAGTACTTTAGGATTCAAAGGCACACCGACGTGGTTCACCTGCAGTGGGACAAACCCCTTGAGCCAAATGGTGTCCTGATTGGATACACACTACAATACCATACAG TAAACGGGACACAGGTGGGAGAGAGGAAGGTCCAGAGTTTTCTACCCAACGTGACCGAGTACAGCGTGAATCTGCCTAACCGCTTCATGCGGTTCAAGTTCTACCTTGCAGCTCGCACACAGGTCGGAGCAGGAGAAGTGTACGCTGTGGAGTCACCACATTTCACTAATGAAG CTTACAAGGAACAGGAAGACATTGCTACTCAGGGCTGGTTCATTGGGCTGATGTGTGCCGTCGCTCTGTTGGTTCTGATCCTGCTCATTGTTTGTTTCATCAAGAGGAGTCGTGGAGGAAAATACCCAG taAGAGAAAAGAAAGACCTCCCCTTAGATTCTGTTGACCATAAAGACCAAGATGGTTCATTTGACTATCA CAGCGACGAAGACGACAAGCCATTACAGGCTAGCCAGACGTCCCTGGACGGGAACGTAAAAGAGAGCGACGACAGTCTGGTGGACTATGGTGAAGGAGGAGATGGCCAATTCAACGAGGACGGCTCTTTCATTGGCCAGTACACAGTTAAGAAGGACAAAGAGGAGACGGAAGGAAACGAGAGCTCAGAAGCCACGTCACCTGTTAATGTCATCTACTCTCTGGCATAG
- the nfasca gene encoding neurofascin homolog (chicken) a isoform X5, giving the protein MWTQERWAALAVLSIILLLSKVVAPIEVPLDPKIQEELKQPPTIVKQSLKDYIVDPRDIIIIECEAKGKPVPTFQWRRNGKFFNVGKDPRVIMRSRSGTLEIRSSGKSEDYEGEYQCFATNEFGTAISNKILLRVSKSPLWPKEVLQPVVVREGEPLVLPCNPPPGLPPPETFWMDSYIMSIQQDKRVSMGLNGDLFFSNVVAKDATTDYSCTARFEFTHTIQQKNPYTLKVITTRNVPETQPTFLSPKGLSSSKIVLRGEQLLLECIAAGVPTPTIDWFKRGADLPSKKVKIENFSKTLRIFNVSEEDSGDYTCMASNKIGSIRHSVEVQVKAAPYWLDKPTNLVLAPEENGRLVCRARGNPKPTIQWLVNGEPIDSSQPNPNGQVLGDTILFHSVQIGSSAVYQCNASNEHGYLLANAFVNILDLAPRMLGPKNQLIKVIENNRTFLDCPFFGSPFPVLRWFKNGLGSGLDGGQYKLYHNGTLEIKQARPEDQGTYTCVASNILGKMENQVRLEVKEPTRIMQAPEHVTQPKGSTVRFHCRVKHDPSLPATVTWLKDDTPLSFSWIGRFRKDEDSLTIHNVNPEDGGTYTCTAKTEIDEDSASARLTVTEDDISSASNRSSPAGRPDPPQDLELSDPSARSVRLTWVPGNENNSPVTDFLVQFEEDRWEPGKWQNLSIFDGDLNSVNLQLSPFVNYQFRVVAINAVGQSQPSLPSARYQTSGAPPDVVPSGLKGWGSKKNNMEITWQALKNTERNGPNLRYVVSWRRKDTEEEWDNITTTRTKHIIHNTDTYVPYEIKIQAVNDFGQSPESNIVIGYSGEDKPSAAPTELRVSKINSTKVNVHWVPVDPSTVNGEFKEYKLYFWREASLIKGLKVNKTKLHKGFFTTAEHPSGILTELFPYSKYKMYMVVANNEYEGPQSNTVEFSTKEGEPGAPKYFRIQRHTDVVHLQWDKPLEPNGVLIGYTLQYHTVNGTQVGERKVQSFLPNVTEYSVNLPNRFMRFKFYLAARTQVGAGEVYAVESPHFTNEGTPDTDSTVVAVNFTDGFMFETPPPPPPLSTDQIPTILTPEPATPAPTTAAPPKPTTTTTTTTTTTTTTTPTTTSTTTTTASTTVLPVRPMPPKTVDWKMLAPNEKIWNLTVDANNDYANVSWKHNFSVDSSEFVLEFTLDSNGSMKSIKVNHQPPIKLAGLVAGAKYRLRVYSDEHNSISSDYVTFETGRAYKEQEDIATQGWFIGLMCAVALLVLILLIVCFIKRSRGGKYPVREKKDLPLDSVDHKDQDGSFDYQNENRSLERESSDEDDKPLQASQTSLDGNVKESDDSLVDYGEGGDGQFNEDGSFIGQYTVKKDKEETEGNESSEATSPVNVIYSLA; this is encoded by the exons ATGTGGACGCAGGAGCGGTGGGCGGCACTAGCAGTGTTGTCAATAATCTTGCTGCTGTCAAAGGTGGTGGCTCCAATCGAAGTTCCACTGGACC CAAAGATCCAGGAAGAGC TGAAACAGCCGCCCACCATTGTGAAGCAGTCACTAAAGGACTACATTGTGGACCCCAGAGATATCATCATCATTGAATGCGAGGCCAAGGGGAAACCAGTGCCAAC ATTTCAGTGGCGGCGGAATGGGAAGTTCTTTAACGTTGGGAAGGACCCGCGGGTGATCATGAGGAGCCGTTCCGGAACACTGGAGATCAGAAGCAGCGGGAAATCTGAAGATTATGAAGGAGAGTACCAGTGCTTCGCTACCAATGAATTTGGCACGGCGATTTCCAACAAAATCCTACTACGAGTGTCAA AGTCTCCGCTTTGGCCAAAGGAGGTTTTGCAGCCTGTGGTTGTACGTGAGGGGGAACCACTTGTCCTGCCCTGCAACCCTCCTCCTGGTCTCCCACCTCCTGAAACCTTCTGGATGGACAGCT ACATTATGTCCATACAACAGGACAAGAGGGTGTCGATGGGCTTGAACGGTGACTTATTTTTCTCCAATGTTGTGGCCAAAGATGCCACCACTGACTACAGTTGCACCGCTCGCTTCGAGTTCACACACACCATTCAGCAGAAGAACCCCTACACCCTTAAAGTGATTACAA caCGCAATGTACCAGAAACCCAGCCAACCTTTCTGTCTCCGAAGGGCTTGTCCAGCTCCAAGATAGTGCTCCGAGGGGAACAGCTTCTTCTGGAGTGTATAGCAGCTGGAGT CCCAACACCTACCATTGACTGGTTTAAAAGAGGAGCAGACCTCCCATCCAAAAAAGTAAAGATTGAGAATTTCAGTAAAACTTTACGTATCTTCAATGTGTCCGAGGAGGACTCTGGCGACTACACCTGCATGgccagtaacaagatcggcagcaTTCGCCATTCTGTTGAAGTCCAGGTCAAAG CTGCTCCCTATTGGCTAGATAAGCCCACCAATCTGGTGCTTGCCCCAGAAGAGAATGGACGATTAGTGTGTCGTGCCAGAGGGAACCCTAAACCCACCATCCAATGGCTGGTGAATGGGGAACCTATAGACA GTTCACAGCCAAACCCAAACGGACAAGTTCTTGGTGACACCATCCTGTTCCATTCAGTTCAGATCGGCAGCAGCGCTGTTTACCAATGTAACGCCTCCAATGAGCATGGTTATCTATTGGCCAATGCGTTTGTCAACATCCTGG ACTTGGCGCCACGGATGCTAGGTCCAAAGAACCAGTTGATTAAAGTCATTGAAAACAACAGGACCTTCCTTGACTGCCCTTTCTTTGGCTCACCGTTCCCTGTACTGCGCTG GTTTAAGAATGGCCTTGGCAGTGGTCTGGATGGTGGTCAGTACAAGCTGTACCACAATGGTACTTTGGAGATTAAACAAGCCCGGCCAGAAGACCAAGGCACCTACACTTGTGTTGCCAGTAACATTCTGGGCAAGATGGAGAATCAGGTGCGCCTGGAGGTTAAAG AGCCCACAAGAATAATGCAGGCACCTGAACATGTTACACAACCCAAAGGAAGCACGGTTCGCTTTCATTGTCGAGTTAAACATGATCCTTCCCTTCCTGCTACGGTCACATGGCTGAAAGATGACACGCCTCTAAGCTTTAGCTGGAT TGGCCGTTTTAGAAAGGATGAGGATTCCTTGACTATTCACAATGTTAATCCAGAAGATGGAGGAACCTACACATGCACTGCCAAAACTGAGATAGATGAGGACTCTGCCTCAGCTCGTCTTACAGTCACAG AAGATGACATCTCATCTGCCTCAAATCGTAGTTCCCCTGCAG GTCGACCCGACCCCCCTCAGGATCTTGAGCTCTCGGACCCCTCAGCACGTAGTGTTAGACTCACCTGGGTGCCTGGGAATGAAAACAACAGTCCTGTTACAG ATTTCCTTGTCCAGTTTGAAGAGGACAGGTGGGAGCCGGGGAAGTGGCAGAACCTGTCTATATTTGATGGCGACCTAAACTCAGTTAACCTGCAACTCTCACCATTTGTCAACTACCAGTTCAGAGTGGTTGCGATCAATGCTGTTGGCCAGAGTCAACCCAGCCTCCCTTCTGCACGCTATCAGACCAGCGGAGCCC CTCCTGATGTTGTGCCGAGTGGTCTTAAAGGCTGGGGAAGCAAGAAGAACAACATGGAGATCACATGGCAG GCACTTAAGAACACAGAAAGGAATGGGCCAAACCTGCGATATGTCGTCTCATGGAGAAGGAAAGACACTGAGGAAGAGTGGGATAACATAACCACAACCAGAACGAAGCACATTATTCATAATACAGACACTTATGTCCCATATGAGATTAAAATACAGGCTGTTAATGATTTTGGACAAAGCCCAGAGTCAAACATAGTCATTGGTTATTCTGGGGAAGACA AACCATCTGCTGCACCAACAGAACTCAGGGTGTCGAAGATCAACAGCACCAAAGTAAATGTTCATTGGGTGCCTGTGGACCCTAGCACTGTGAACGGAGAGTTTAAAGAGTACAAG TTGTACTTCTGGCGGGAGGCCAGCCTCATAAAGGGCCTGAAAGTGAACAAGACAAAGTTGCATAAAGGCTTCTTCACCACTGCAGAACATCCCTCTGGCATCCTGACAGAGCTTTTTCCATATAGCAAATACAAGATGTACATGGTGGTGGCTAATAATGAATATGAGGGACCACAAAGCAACACTGTGGAGTTCAGCACCAAGGAGGGAG AGCCAGGGGCCCCGAAGTACTTTAGGATTCAAAGGCACACCGACGTGGTTCACCTGCAGTGGGACAAACCCCTTGAGCCAAATGGTGTCCTGATTGGATACACACTACAATACCATACAG TAAACGGGACACAGGTGGGAGAGAGGAAGGTCCAGAGTTTTCTACCCAACGTGACCGAGTACAGCGTGAATCTGCCTAACCGCTTCATGCGGTTCAAGTTCTACCTTGCAGCTCGCACACAGGTCGGAGCAGGAGAAGTGTACGCTGTGGAGTCACCACATTTCACTAATGAAG GCACCCCAGATACTGACTCCACAGTTGTAG CCGTTAACTTTACAGATGGCTTCATGTTTGaaactcctcctcctccccctcccctCTCTACTGACCAAATCCCAACAATACTTACCCCAGAACCAGCCACACCAGCCCCTACAACTGCTGCTCCGCCCAAACCTACaactactaccactactactacaactacaaCTACCACAACTACTCCAACTACTACTAGCACCACTACTACAACTGCTTCCACTACAGTTCTTCCTGTTCGGCCCATGCCTCCTAAAACAGTGGATTGGAAAATGCTGG CCCCGAAtgaaaaaatctggaatctgaccgTGGATGCTAACAATGACTATGCTAACGTCAGCTGGAAGCACAACTTCTCCGTTGACAGCAGCGAGTTTGTGCTAGAGTTCACACTGGACA GTAATGGGTCGATGAAAAGCATAAAAGTAAACCACCAGCCTCCGATTAAACTGGCTGGTCTGGTGGCCGGGGCCAAGTATCGGTTGCGGGTGTATTCCGATGAGCATAACTCCATCAGCAGCGACTATGTCACGTTCGAGACAGGCAGAG CTTACAAGGAACAGGAAGACATTGCTACTCAGGGCTGGTTCATTGGGCTGATGTGTGCCGTCGCTCTGTTGGTTCTGATCCTGCTCATTGTTTGTTTCATCAAGAGGAGTCGTGGAGGAAAATACCCAG taAGAGAAAAGAAAGACCTCCCCTTAGATTCTGTTGACCATAAAGACCAAGATGGTTCATTTGACTATCA GAACGAGAACAG GTCTCTTGAAAGAGAAAG CAGCGACGAAGACGACAAGCCATTACAGGCTAGCCAGACGTCCCTGGACGGGAACGTAAAAGAGAGCGACGACAGTCTGGTGGACTATGGTGAAGGAGGAGATGGCCAATTCAACGAGGACGGCTCTTTCATTGGCCAGTACACAGTTAAGAAGGACAAAGAGGAGACGGAAGGAAACGAGAGCTCAGAAGCCACGTCACCTGTTAATGTCATCTACTCTCTGGCATAG